A genomic region of Lytechinus pictus isolate F3 Inbred chromosome 2, Lp3.0, whole genome shotgun sequence contains the following coding sequences:
- the LOC129269491 gene encoding E3 SUMO-protein ligase ZBED1-like has protein sequence MGKASKVWEYFAKTSDSSVKCKLCDVVYKYTGGSTTTMNSHLVKKHPNTVTAPDQRQGPITSFFKTPPTPRRSEEITEGIVSLVAKDGLPISCVEGEGLRGLIRTLEPGYTMPTRRTVTNRLKALYDVKRRSVLELLGEVPSVALTTDCWTSVGTKDYMTVTAHGIGDRWQRRNFILETKPVRGIEDEDEPQRHTTQALQNQLRRVTEEWGLMDKVSGVVHDNAANVRRVGEGILAHDIGCAAHTLQLCVNSALNSVPSIRNMSAAATRLVGHFKHSVVATNALESEQKQMGIEEHKLIQAVKTRWNSTFDMLLRLKEQRWAVCRVLSNRRYTNQADARVLELTDQQWRLLEEYVFIIHILVQPQCILSLIDLTHSNSSMPYVYFTFFLQVATTVLSGEEHTTSSVVGPFMAGILDHHLTIGEDDLPGVQSFKRKAADELTRRFDLCPATDRGTAEASPVTPTLKASALDPRHKSMSFVADSTREAVISAIREELPPPVPKRRRADGRDDDQPSTSALDFLLTGTKEAADDRGEEAEVVDEVDAYLQRPAPPRATDPLLWWRDNEDAYPRVAQLAKKYLTLPATSVPSERVFSSAGNIVNKKRSCLEPENVDLLVFLKGNLKE, from the exons ATGGGGAAAGCGAGCAAAGTTTGGGAGTATTTCGCTAAGACGTCAGATTCTAGTGTCAAGTGTAAACTGTGTGATGTAGTTTATAAGTACACGGGAGGATCCACAACTACGATGAATAGTCATCTTGTAAAGAAACACCCGAACACCGTGACTGCGCCTGACCAACGCCAAGGACCTATAACCTCCTTCTTCAAGACCCCACCTACACCAAGGAGGAGTGAAGAAATAACAGAAGGGATCGTTTCGTTAGTTGCGAAAGACGGGCTACCCATAAGTTGTGTAGAGGGAGAGGGGCTCCGGGGGCTAATTCGAACCCTTGAGCCAGGTTACACCATGCCCACCAGGCGTACCGTTACTAATAGACTAAAGGCGTTATACGACGTGAAGAGGAGAAGTGTCCTCGAGTTGCTTGGAGAGGTGCCCTCCGTTGCCTTGACGACAGATTGCTGGACAAGTGTAGGGACTAAAGACTATATGACTGTGACCGCCCACGGAATTGGTGACAGATGGCAGAGGCGAAACTTTATCTTGGAAACAAAGCCCGTAAGGGGCATTGAAGACGAAGATGAGCCTCAGCGCCACACAACCCAGGCCCTACAAAATCAGCTCAGGCGTGTGACAGAAGAGTGGGGCCTTATGGACAAAGTTAGTGGCGTTGTCCACGACAACGCTGCTAATGTACGTCGAGTTGGGGAGGGAATCTTGGCTCATGACATCGGCTGTGCAGCCCATACACTGCAGTTATGCGTTAACTCTGCATTGAACTCTGTTCCGAGTATAAGGAACATGTCTGCTGCCGCGACGAGGCTGGTTGGCCATTTTAAGCACTCCGTGGTCGCAACAAACGCCCTGGAGTCCGAACAGAAGCAGATGGGAATTGAAGAACACAAGCTGATTCAGGCAGTCAAAACTCGATGGAATTCTACATTCGATATGTTGCTTCGCCTGAAAGAGCAGAGATGGGCCGTTTGTCGAGTCTTGAGTAACCGGCGTTACACCAACCAAGCAGATGCCCGGGTATTAGAACTAACAGATCAACAGTGGCGATTGCTAGAAG AATatgttttcataattcatattttagtCCAACCCCAATGTATATTGAGTCTTATAGATCTTACACATAGTAATAGCTCTATGCCTTACGTGtactttacttttttcttgCAGGTCGCAACTACTGTCCTGTCAGGGGAAGAGCATACAACATCGTCAGTTGTGGGGCCGTTTATGGCTGGCATCCTCGATCATCATCTCACCATTGGAGAAGACGACTTACCTGGTGTACAGTCCTTCAAACGGAAAGCTGCTGATGAGTTGACCCGACG ATTTGATCTGTGTCCGGCAACAGATCGTGGAACGGCAGAGGCCTCTCCAGTAACGCCCACCCTGAAAGCATCTGCTCTAGACCCAAGACATAAGAGCATGTCGTTTGTTGCCGATTCTACGCGCGAAGCTGTTATTTCCGCGATCCGAGAAGAACTACCCCCGCCAGTACCCAAACGACGAAGGGCAGATGGACGAGATGATGATCAACCTTCTACTTCCGCTCTTGACTTTCTGCTCACCGGAACAAAGGAAGCAGCAGACGACAGAGGCGAGGAAGCGGAAGTCGTCGACGAAGTAGACGCATATCTCCAGCGACCTGCTCCACCCCGAGCTACAGATCCGCTACTATGGTGGAGAGACAACGAGGACGCATATCCACGCGTTGCACAGTTGGCGAAGAAGTATTTAACATTACCAGCGACTTCTGTTCCGTCAGAAAGAGTGTTTTCTTCTGCTGGGAACATAGTTAACAAGAAGCGATCATGCTTGGAACCAGAAAATGTAGACTTGTTGGTGTTCTTGAAGGGCAACCTGAAAGAATAG
- the LOC129270838 gene encoding methyltransferase-like protein 17, mitochondrial isoform X1 has translation MQFKMAAPMSSKFTMLTTPRYHCLQHILALKERRMALKRVLSTFHEEKHESKESRTNWSLDTKATSHRRHAGVRQMKTIKLPDVLTDNIASVLDGLTIRNLIPEATRLSNYLSSRKRPVEESELRAAARHFSEEIGLEDVDAGDVNSQLFPQEGKRKIQHVMKNLRRNLYKWQSIEYDDVKSLAYMLARMPPNYAVLSRVLNEIKRGDPGYVPSSILDFGSGLGTTIWAAHNTWGESVKEYYLVEVSKAMHQLSERLLQVSAGKEELLISNVYFRYFMPVSLRARYSMTVSAYSLLELPSFQDRVNTVRSLWKLTDDYLVLIENGSYESYLALMEARDAILMMKDQDQTEEDSNTEEPENQFHDRLKPQIDQRGGYVFAPCSHDDPCPRLQESNGIPCNFEQTYQPLTQFSGKRSTAADIERFTYLILKKGPRIDTHDWPRVVKPVLKKSRHVICRLCCNDGSLGEAVFTKSKHSKDMYLCARYTNWGDLLPAAQSEITDTDTDS, from the exons ATGCAATTCAAAATGGCAGCTCCCATGAGCTCAAAGTTCACCATGCTGACAACACCGAGATATCATTGCCTCCAGCATATCCTGGCTCTCAAGGAAAGGAGAATGGCATTGAAAAGG GTCCTTTCTACTTTCCATGAAGAGAAACATGAATCAAAAGAAAGCAGAACTAACTGGTCTTTGGATACAAAGGCTACAAGTCACCGACGTCATGCTGGGGTACGGCAAATGAAAACCATCAAGCTTCCTGATGTTCTCACAGACAATATTGCATCAGTCCTAGACG GTCTGACTATTCGTAATCTTATTCCTGAAGCAACCAGATTGTCTAACTATTTGAGCAGTCGTAAGAGACCTGTAGAAGAGTCTGAATTAAGAGCAGCAGCTCGGCATTTCTCTGAGGAAATTGGACTAGAAG ATGTAGATGCTGGTGATGTCAACAGCCAGCTGTTTCCTCaagagggaaaaagaaagatacaacaTGTGATGAAAAACCTAAGAAGAAACCTCTATAAATGGCAGTCAATAGA GTATGATGATGTGAAAAGCTTAGCATATATGCTTGCAAGGATGCCCCCTAACTATGCTGTATTGTCCAGAGTTCTAAACGAG ATCAAACGAGGTGATCCAGGGTATGTGCCTTCAAGCATCCTTGATTTTGGATCCGGGCTTGGTACTACAATATG GGCAGCTCACAATACATGGGGAGAATCCGTCAAAGAATACTACCTGGTAGAGGTTTCCAAGGCGATGCATCAACTCTCAGAAAGGTTACTCCAGGTTTCAGCTGGCAAGGAGGAGCTCCTCATTTCCAATGTCTACTTCAGATACTTCATGCCAGTCTCTCTCAGG gcACGATATAGTATGACAGTATCAGCCTACTCCCTACTTGAGCTACCTTCCTTCCAAGACAGAGTCAATACTGTACGATCATTATGGAAACTGACAGATGATTACTTGGTCTTGATAGAGAATGGAAGCTATGAAAGCTACTTGGCTCTTATGGAGGCAAGAGATGCTATTCTTATGATG AAGGACCAGGATCAGACGGAGGAAGATTCTAATACTGAAGAACCAGAGAATCAGTTTCATGACAGACTCAAACCTCAGATTGATCAAAGAGGTGGCTATGTATTCGCACCG TGTTCCCACGATGACCCCTGCCCTAGACTACAAGAAAGCAATGGTATACCATGTAACTTTGAACAAACCTATCAACCCTTGACTCAGTTTTCTGGGAAGAGATCAACTGCAGCCGACATTGAGAGGTTCACATACCTCATACTCAAGAAAGGGCCCAGAATCGACACACACG ATTGGCCCAGAGTTGTCAAACCAGTCCTTAAGAAGTCTCGTCATGTAATATGCCGTCTCTGCTGCAACGATGGGAGTCTTGGGGAAGCTGTGTTCACAAAGTCTAAACACAGCAA AGACATGTATCTTTGTGCCAGATACACCAACTGGGGAGATTTGCTACCGGCTGCACAGAGTGAGATCACTGATACAGATACAGACAGTTGA
- the LOC129270838 gene encoding methyltransferase-like protein 17, mitochondrial isoform X2: protein MQFKMAAPMSSKFTMLTTPRYHCLQHILALKERRMALKRVLSTFHEEKHESKESRTNWSLDTKATSHRRHAGVRQMKTIKLPDVLTDNIASVLDGLTIRNLIPEATRLSNYLSSRKRPVEESELRAAARHFSEEIGLEDVDAGDVNSQLFPQEGKRKIQHVMKNLRRNLYKWQSIEYDDVKSLAYMLARMPPNYAVLSRVLNEIKRGDPGYVPSSILDFGSGLGTTIWAAHNTWGESVKEYYLVEVSKAMHQLSERLLQVSAGKEELLISNVYFRYFMPVSLRARYSMTVSAYSLLELPSFQDRVNTVRSLWKLTDDYLVLIENGSYESYLALMEARDAILMMDQDQTEEDSNTEEPENQFHDRLKPQIDQRGGYVFAPCSHDDPCPRLQESNGIPCNFEQTYQPLTQFSGKRSTAADIERFTYLILKKGPRIDTHDWPRVVKPVLKKSRHVICRLCCNDGSLGEAVFTKSKHSKDMYLCARYTNWGDLLPAAQSEITDTDTDS, encoded by the exons ATGCAATTCAAAATGGCAGCTCCCATGAGCTCAAAGTTCACCATGCTGACAACACCGAGATATCATTGCCTCCAGCATATCCTGGCTCTCAAGGAAAGGAGAATGGCATTGAAAAGG GTCCTTTCTACTTTCCATGAAGAGAAACATGAATCAAAAGAAAGCAGAACTAACTGGTCTTTGGATACAAAGGCTACAAGTCACCGACGTCATGCTGGGGTACGGCAAATGAAAACCATCAAGCTTCCTGATGTTCTCACAGACAATATTGCATCAGTCCTAGACG GTCTGACTATTCGTAATCTTATTCCTGAAGCAACCAGATTGTCTAACTATTTGAGCAGTCGTAAGAGACCTGTAGAAGAGTCTGAATTAAGAGCAGCAGCTCGGCATTTCTCTGAGGAAATTGGACTAGAAG ATGTAGATGCTGGTGATGTCAACAGCCAGCTGTTTCCTCaagagggaaaaagaaagatacaacaTGTGATGAAAAACCTAAGAAGAAACCTCTATAAATGGCAGTCAATAGA GTATGATGATGTGAAAAGCTTAGCATATATGCTTGCAAGGATGCCCCCTAACTATGCTGTATTGTCCAGAGTTCTAAACGAG ATCAAACGAGGTGATCCAGGGTATGTGCCTTCAAGCATCCTTGATTTTGGATCCGGGCTTGGTACTACAATATG GGCAGCTCACAATACATGGGGAGAATCCGTCAAAGAATACTACCTGGTAGAGGTTTCCAAGGCGATGCATCAACTCTCAGAAAGGTTACTCCAGGTTTCAGCTGGCAAGGAGGAGCTCCTCATTTCCAATGTCTACTTCAGATACTTCATGCCAGTCTCTCTCAGG gcACGATATAGTATGACAGTATCAGCCTACTCCCTACTTGAGCTACCTTCCTTCCAAGACAGAGTCAATACTGTACGATCATTATGGAAACTGACAGATGATTACTTGGTCTTGATAGAGAATGGAAGCTATGAAAGCTACTTGGCTCTTATGGAGGCAAGAGATGCTATTCTTATGATG GACCAGGATCAGACGGAGGAAGATTCTAATACTGAAGAACCAGAGAATCAGTTTCATGACAGACTCAAACCTCAGATTGATCAAAGAGGTGGCTATGTATTCGCACCG TGTTCCCACGATGACCCCTGCCCTAGACTACAAGAAAGCAATGGTATACCATGTAACTTTGAACAAACCTATCAACCCTTGACTCAGTTTTCTGGGAAGAGATCAACTGCAGCCGACATTGAGAGGTTCACATACCTCATACTCAAGAAAGGGCCCAGAATCGACACACACG ATTGGCCCAGAGTTGTCAAACCAGTCCTTAAGAAGTCTCGTCATGTAATATGCCGTCTCTGCTGCAACGATGGGAGTCTTGGGGAAGCTGTGTTCACAAAGTCTAAACACAGCAA AGACATGTATCTTTGTGCCAGATACACCAACTGGGGAGATTTGCTACCGGCTGCACAGAGTGAGATCACTGATACAGATACAGACAGTTGA
- the LOC129254023 gene encoding uncharacterized protein LOC129254023 — MHRNYGSGPGYGHHGHQPHHHGGPHGGPHGMGMNMGNMGSMGNMGMGMGLGMGMQGMGMGMGNMQGMGGHQGMSGAAMNSFMSKYPAVSNYTNDMSPSAKAARVFVGNLNTYTRKEDRKNIMELLMETFMKYGRIRAISIHSGFGFVQFETAEQAKNAMRGEQGKLIKSQPLDLYLASDPDLNRPRGFKKVNHDCGYVAYVDPSSLPTIPAKGVTMKKRNRLTKSGDEPGSWVCVFCQHEAITPWELMKHASAIHQTQIYDMGGSVEQPKTSEAQQEAMQTQSSSMM, encoded by the exons ATGCACCGCAACTATGGCTCTGGGCCCGGCTACGGCCACCATGGTCATCAGCCCCACCACCACGGCGGACCCCACGGTGGTCCCCATGGCATGGGAATGAATATGGGAAACATGGGGAGCATGGGGAATATGGGCATGGGGATGGGTTTGGGTATGGGCATGCAGGGGATGGGGATGGGCATGGGTAACATGCAAGGCATGGGAGGCCACCAGGGAATGAGCGGAGCAGCCATGAACAGCTTCATGAGCAAGTATCCGGCGGTGAGCAACTACACCAACGACATGTCGCCTTCGGCCAAGGCGGCCCGCGTCTTTGTCGGCAACCTGAACACGTACACCAGGAAGGAGGACCGGAAGAACATCATGGAGCTCTTGATGGAGACATTCATGAAATACGGACGTATCAGGGCCATCTCCATCCACAGCGGATTTGGGTTTGTGCAGTTTGAAACGGCTGAACAAGCTAAGAATGCCATGAGAGGGGAACAGGGAAAACTCATCAAGAGTCAACCGCTAG ATTTATACTTGGCAAGTGATCCTGACTTAAACAGACCAAGAGGCTTCAAAAAAGTTAACCATGATTGTGGTTATGT AGCGTATGTTGATCCCTCCTCACTGCCCACCATTCCAGCTAAAGGGGTGACAATGAAGAAGAGGAATAGACTAACCAAGAGTGGTGATG aacCTGGAAGTTGGGTATGTGTATTCTGCCAGCATGAAGCCATCACCCCTTGGGAATTGATGAAGCATGCCTCCGCCATACATCAAACGCAGATCTACGACATGGGTGGCAGTGTAGAACAACCCAAGACATCAGAAGCGCAGCAAGAAGCCATGCAAACGCAGTCTTCATCTATGATGTAG